The following proteins come from a genomic window of Phnomibacter ginsenosidimutans:
- a CDS encoding S46 family peptidase, producing MKKLFVAIGLLLSMTAMADEGMWLPYLLGQQKYAEMKAKGLKLTPEQLYSINKSSLKDAIIIFGGGCTGEIVSAEGLIFTNHHCGYGAIASASSMQNNYLRDGFYAKTKADEIPSAGLSVQFLVRIDDVTKQVLDSMKGLSWKDWEAKKAGVFDAIAKAATAGTHYEARVYGMFKDNQFIMYTYERFKDVRLVGTPPESVGKFGGDTDNWEWPRHTGDFSIFRVYAGKDGKPADFSTENVPLKPKHFLPISLKGVKEGDFSMIFGYPGSTNRFETSYGIKLATDVKNPAFVYMRDIRLKAMFEEMKKDAAVKLQLASNFASLANYWKFYDGETKQLLKYDVYATKKKQEDALQAWISKNNKAEYAGIFSNYEKAYAAWLPYAKQKEYYEQGITGPSVIKFANRLEAVERFLTKGGGDAKKALADLTAARTALLKDLNKPSEQQMLWQLVKAFNKDIVPDQQPVMFYNLMKQGFGSLNDDNTYKMWAAAAFANSLILDDQKWTTFVGNPDAGSLQNDPLYYTAKSFRENWNKYKPQLDAFNNANAELGHLYLKAYREANATKVMYPDANFSMRTSFGNVKSYKPRDGVKYDFVTTSSGLLEKYKPGDYEFDLPAKQIELLKKKDFGPYADPVRKDLVIGFITTDDITGGNSGSPVINGNGELIGLAFDGNYEALSHKINFDKDLCRTICVDIRYVLWCVDKLGGASNIIKELKLVK from the coding sequence ATGAAAAAACTGTTTGTAGCCATTGGCTTGCTATTGAGCATGACGGCCATGGCCGACGAGGGCATGTGGCTGCCCTACCTGCTGGGTCAGCAGAAATATGCTGAAATGAAAGCCAAAGGATTGAAGCTGACACCCGAACAATTGTACAGCATCAATAAAAGCTCGTTGAAAGATGCCATCATCATTTTTGGTGGCGGTTGCACCGGCGAAATCGTAAGTGCCGAAGGATTGATTTTTACCAACCACCACTGCGGCTACGGCGCTATTGCCAGTGCCAGCAGCATGCAAAACAACTACCTGAGGGATGGCTTTTATGCCAAAACAAAAGCCGACGAAATTCCTTCTGCCGGACTGAGTGTACAGTTTTTGGTACGCATTGATGATGTAACCAAACAAGTACTCGACAGCATGAAAGGCCTCAGCTGGAAAGACTGGGAAGCCAAAAAGGCCGGCGTATTTGACGCCATTGCCAAAGCCGCTACTGCCGGCACTCACTACGAAGCCCGTGTGTATGGCATGTTTAAAGACAACCAGTTTATCATGTACACCTACGAACGTTTTAAAGACGTACGACTGGTAGGTACACCCCCCGAAAGTGTAGGCAAGTTTGGCGGCGATACCGACAACTGGGAGTGGCCCCGCCACACCGGCGACTTCAGCATCTTCCGCGTATATGCCGGTAAAGATGGCAAGCCCGCCGACTTCAGTACCGAAAACGTTCCGCTGAAACCCAAGCACTTTTTACCCATCAGTCTCAAGGGTGTAAAAGAAGGCGACTTCAGCATGATTTTCGGTTATCCCGGCAGCACCAACCGTTTCGAAACTTCGTATGGCATAAAGCTGGCTACAGATGTAAAAAATCCAGCCTTCGTGTACATGCGTGACATTCGTTTGAAAGCCATGTTTGAAGAAATGAAAAAAGATGCGGCGGTGAAATTGCAACTCGCCAGCAACTTTGCCAGCCTGGCCAACTACTGGAAGTTTTATGATGGCGAAACCAAGCAACTGCTGAAGTACGATGTGTACGCCACCAAGAAAAAACAAGAAGATGCATTGCAGGCGTGGATCAGCAAAAACAACAAAGCGGAGTATGCAGGTATTTTCAGCAATTATGAAAAAGCCTACGCGGCATGGTTGCCTTATGCCAAGCAAAAAGAATACTATGAACAAGGCATTACCGGCCCTTCCGTTATCAAATTTGCCAACCGTTTAGAAGCGGTAGAACGCTTCCTCACCAAGGGTGGCGGCGATGCTAAAAAAGCATTGGCCGACCTCACGGCTGCCCGTACTGCCCTGCTGAAGGACCTGAACAAACCCAGCGAGCAGCAAATGCTGTGGCAGCTGGTGAAAGCTTTCAACAAAGACATTGTGCCCGACCAGCAACCCGTGATGTTTTACAACCTCATGAAGCAAGGCTTTGGCAGCCTGAATGATGACAACACGTACAAAATGTGGGCAGCGGCAGCGTTTGCCAACAGCCTCATTCTCGATGATCAAAAGTGGACCACGTTTGTGGGCAACCCCGATGCCGGCTCACTGCAAAATGACCCATTGTATTATACTGCCAAATCTTTCCGCGAAAACTGGAACAAGTACAAACCACAACTCGATGCATTCAACAACGCCAATGCAGAGCTGGGCCACCTGTACCTGAAAGCCTACCGCGAAGCCAACGCTACCAAAGTGATGTACCCCGATGCCAACTTTAGCATGCGTACTTCATTTGGCAATGTAAAATCGTACAAGCCCCGAGATGGCGTGAAGTATGATTTTGTAACCACCAGCAGCGGCTTACTGGAAAAATACAAGCCCGGCGATTATGAGTTTGATTTGCCCGCTAAGCAAATTGAATTGCTGAAAAAGAAAGACTTTGGTCCCTATGCCGACCCCGTTCGCAAAGACCTGGTGATTGGTTTTATTACCACCGACGACATTACCGGTGGCAACAGCGGCTCACCTGTTATCAATGGCAATGGCGAACTCATTGGCCTGGCATTTGATGGCAACTACGAAGCCCTCAGCCACAAAATCAATTTCGATAAAGACCTTTGCCGCACCATTTGCGTAGACATTCGCTACGTGCTGTGGTGTGTAGATAAACTTGGTGGTGCCAGCAACATCATCAAAGAATTGAAGCTGGTGAAATAA